From a single Banduia mediterranea genomic region:
- the yedA gene encoding drug/metabolite exporter YedA, which yields MSTQAPSRRNEPSATAILAMATVYFVWGSTYLAIHFALQGFPPLFFPGLRFSIAGAILYTVLRLRGRPAPSARQWAGTALIGLLMLCFGNGGVVLAQQSVGSGLAATAVATVPLWASLIAGLGGEWPGRFQWIGLALGFGGIVLLNLGGDFAANPVSAGLLMFASVSWAFGTVYSRRLALPGGLMNSACQMLCAGLLFFIGSAARGESWRLDVSPQALLALAYLTVFGSLVAYSAYVYLMQNVAPALTTSYAYVNPVVAVLLGVSFAGEVILPNEWIAIGCVLSGVVMIVLGWRRST from the coding sequence ATGAGCACGCAGGCACCGTCGCGCCGCAATGAGCCGAGCGCCACCGCCATCCTGGCGATGGCGACCGTCTACTTCGTCTGGGGCTCGACCTATCTCGCGATCCACTTCGCGCTGCAAGGCTTTCCGCCCCTGTTTTTCCCGGGCCTGCGCTTTTCGATCGCCGGCGCGATTCTCTACACGGTGCTGCGCCTGCGCGGCCGTCCCGCTCCGAGCGCCCGACAATGGGCCGGCACTGCCTTGATCGGCCTGCTGATGCTGTGCTTCGGCAATGGCGGGGTGGTGCTGGCACAGCAGTCCGTGGGCTCCGGCCTGGCCGCCACGGCGGTGGCCACCGTGCCGCTGTGGGCCAGCCTGATCGCCGGCCTGGGGGGCGAATGGCCCGGTCGGTTTCAATGGATCGGGCTGGCGCTGGGCTTCGGCGGCATCGTGCTGCTCAACCTGGGCGGCGACTTCGCCGCCAATCCGGTATCGGCCGGCCTGCTGATGTTTGCCTCGGTGAGCTGGGCCTTCGGTACGGTCTATTCCCGTCGCCTGGCGCTGCCGGGCGGACTGATGAACAGCGCCTGCCAGATGCTGTGCGCCGGCCTGCTGTTCTTCATCGGCAGCGCCGCACGCGGCGAAAGCTGGCGCCTGGACGTGTCGCCGCAGGCCTTGCTCGCGCTTGCCTATCTGACGGTGTTCGGCAGCCTCGTCGCCTACAGCGCCTACGTCTATCTGATGCAGAATGTGGCGCCGGCACTGACCACCAGCTACGCTTACGTCAATCCGGTGGTTGCAGTGCTGTTGGGCGTGAGCTTCGCTGGCGAAGTGATCCTGCCGAACGAATGGATCGCGATCGGCTGCGTGCTGTCCGGCGTGGTGATGATCGTGCTCGGGTGGCGGCGCAGCACCTGA